The following DNA comes from Cololabis saira isolate AMF1-May2022 chromosome 7, fColSai1.1, whole genome shotgun sequence.
gaaatcaatcactgtgcaataataataataataataataataatattaataataataataataataacaataataataataataataataataataataataataataataataataatagtattatataaatgataacacctgtGCATTATTTACACCATCACCAACCCTTCCCTCAGTTCTAGTTGATGACCTTAACAGTTTCCGTTCCAATGTTATGACTGTCATTGATTCTATCGCCCCAATTAAGACCAAAGTTCTGTCAGGAAGGATAACAAGTCACCCTGGAGAAACGCCACACTGGTTAAAGCTCAGAGAAGGATATGTAGACAAGCAGAAAGCAGGTGGCGCAAAAACAAACTCCAGGTATATTACAACATTTAGAGAGAGTCTTTGcaactataaccagaaactgaagaatgcaatgcaatcatatttttattccaataataataaccacaatcatatgctgtaacaatgcacctttcaataaccatgtctacctcataatgctgcacctttcactttttttaaactgtatatatgttaataagagccatttgtctatttactgtacagtgaaaataaccaagtcaaattccctgtcttgtttgacctaaCTTTGCCaacaaacctgattctgattctgattctgattctagtcattcaaaattaaagaaaattgTCCGAATAAGTAACTAACAAATCTATAAAATGTGcttaaattatttatattatataacgAATGTAGCAATGTTACGCATGTTAAAAAGATACATAAATGTTAATTTGTtatatttttaatgttatttttctccCCACGGGAACCAACGTGGACATCTCGCGATACTTGAGTGCACTAATGCAGGCGGAAGTATATCGCGAGTCTCTTTTCCGCCGGCCATAGAGGAGCAAACGGCAGGGTAAGAATTTCAGGCGAGCACATCCACAAACTTATCGTCATCCATCCTGCTTTTCAGGTCACAGTGTGACTATATACAAGTTTAAACACAATGTGAACACAAGTTTGATTAAATTGGGGACGATATTAACCCGATATCGATAATGGAAGGTTAAATAAATGCTGCCGAGCTCTCGGTGTCTGTCCCCGCGGATGAATCCGCATGTCTGCGAGCGCTGGTGGAGACGACACGTTCATAGTAGTAGAAATAGCATTCACTGTCCTTTACAGGAACGTACTTTTATTTCCCATCTGATATTTGATCGGTAATCTCTCTAAAACCGGGTGTTAGAGAGTTGTAAGTCTGTTCTATAATGCTAAACACTTAGCACACATGAGTAGCTTAGCATGTAGCACTGGAGACCTATTTTACTCCAGGAGTTTGTATTTATACTTTGCATTTTAACCCCGTTTTGCACAATCTCCGGGTGGTAATTACATTTACAAGCAACTGTATTGTATTTATACTTTATACTTTGCATTTTAACCCCGTTTTGTACAATCTCCAGGTGATAATTACATTTACAAGCAACTCAAATCAGTAGTTATGATAGTTGGTGGTTAGCCTTTATATTCCCTGcaattgttttcttcttttgagTGTGAAAAAAAGGATTCATGATCATTATTTGAAGTTGAACATATAAGTGTAAGGGCATGTATGCATTCCTGTCTAATGTATATGTTCATTGGCTTCTACCATGGGCTTTTCACATGtgtgaataaatcaaatcaagttGTAATTAATCAGTAATGTTTAATTTGTTTCCTCCTCGCAGCACCATGAAGCTGAATCCATTTGTAACATCCTCCCGCCGCAAGAACCGCAAGAGGCATTTCAATGCCCCCTCACACATCAGGAGGAAGATCATGTCCTCTCCCTTGTCCAAGGAGCTCCGCCAGAAGTACAACGTGAGGTCCATGCCCATCCGCAAAGACGACGAAGTCCAGGTACTGTAGCTTGgcttgtgtttgtggctgcaggtaCGTGAGGTGGGTTTACTTACTTACCCCCTGATGCTGTCGCACACAGGTTGTTCGTGGACACTACAAAGGCCAGCAGATTGGCAAAGTGGTCCAGGTCTACAGAAAGAAGTACGTCATCTACATTGAGCGTGTGCAGAGAGAAAAAGCCAACGGCACCACGGTCCATGTCGGCATTCACCCCAGCAAGGTGAGACACGGTTGTGGATAATCTTGGCTTGTTGAGGTGCGGCTGTGTCAGAGGGGTTCGGTCATTAGGAAACCTGGAACAGCGTCACTTCATCATATTAAGTCACCAGGGTGTTTTTGTTCAATATATTTGGGTTAAAACATATGAGATTACATTTGATGAATGTTTTGGTCTCAAAGGTTAGAGAAAGGTTGAGAATGGACCAGTCTTTGTTACTCTCAAGTAGCTTACGTTGAAAATTGTGTTACTTGATTTTTAAattaagacaataaaataaccatGGAAAGATTTATTGTCACTGACAACGGTATAATGCAAACTATCAGTATTGTGTTCTGCTTGAAGACTGTAtgaacattccttcataaaggGTCAGTCTTTGTTTTCCAGTAACATTTGGTTTTCAAAGATTGATAATGTTTCTTGCATAATCATATTATACTTGTAGGGGTTTCAGAAGCAGGGAGAGGGCAAAAGCATTGTTATTTTGCAGGATATTTTCTGCCACTAATTTTGGAGAACTGAACTGAGATAATTTCAGTAACGTACCAATACAAGGTCTGCTTATATTGATGTTTGAGGGCCGGAGAGGGACTGACACACAGAAGCCAATTAAAGTTTGTTAAAATGCTATGCGATATGggccttttctctctctgtaaTGAGTTTCTTTTTTGACGGGTTTGATAAGGCTCTATGAAGTTACAAGATCTTTTTGACGAGGGTACAACTTGAAGAGCATTGCTCCCATGCATGGTTAGGTTTTGATCCTGTTTATGCCCATTAAGAGGATAGTTGTTTATGAGGTGAATGAGAGAACAGTGGCAGGGAGTCGAATCAAACCTGTGGTGACAAGTCTGCTGTAGTAGCATCAGACATCGAAGAATATTTGATCTGAACACATTTGAGAGAAGGTTGCAGTTATATGTTGCACAGTTGGTGTTAAAGCAGCATAATTTATCCTTTTAGCTCTATTTAAACTCCAGAGAATTACAGTAAATCTGTATagaaatgatatatatttaatcAGAAAAGGTATGCAAGATTGCAGTTTGTTTTCATATATTCTAACACGTTTTATCAGGGCTAGCCAATTAATCCACTCATTCATGGCGATATCTGAAAAATTAAAGccaattttaaataaataattatggaCCAGCAACGCCTCCCCCAAACAGTTCTCTTCAGAAGTACCGGTAGACAAATCCACAGCATAGCCATGTGTGTTAAGAGTGAACAAGTATCTCAAGAACAGAAGTTCCCAAAACTGGCTAGTTGTTTGAGTTTCTGATGTTTTCCAAAGCACTATCTGCTATAAAGTTTATCTGGCAGCTAGAGGCAGCACAATGCCTAATTTATTTTAGCATCTTGAATGGGAGCAAGCAGCTGTGTGTGAAGGGAAGGTTCTGCAAGCTGGAGTCTGCTGTAAAGCTTGTTTATAGTCCATGGCACCTAAGGGTAGAAGCACAAGTGATTTATCCCAGCACCTTAAATGAGTGGGAGAGATTTGTGACACACACTGAGCTGCACATCACAGCAGTTCCCTTAAATCACGCAGGAAACGGTAGCATTGTTTTCCTGCAGTATTCTATATGACAAGATCGAGACCTGGTGGAAATACATTACAGTTGTGGTGGAGTGCACACCTCTAAAACTTTGGCTTGTTTATGGTCAGAAAGCCTTGAGTTCCTCCACCTGCTGAAACAATCGACCTTCAGCATCATCCTGCTTATTACTAAGTTTTATTGCTTATTTGTATGtgctatttttttaaatataaattggGTCTTAAAGTCGAGATTGGACATTATTGGTAATTTGTACTCaaatgaatttattaaacataaaaattggatgtggtgtttaaaaaaaatggtgtgtttcatttttagacTATTTCATCCAGCCCTGTTTTTATATTTAGTACATAAATGAGGCAAACTTCAATGGGCTGTTGTCAGTTAGTGCAACATTTTGCACTACAAGCACAAAACAAGAAGGAAAGAAGTTAAAATTAAGTATTTTTCCTTATGGCTTTTGCTGAACTCTCCTCCAACTCAGTCATTTACTGAGTCTCTGTGATCAGATTGTTGTTCAGGAATAAGGCTGCACTAAAGGAGTATTTTGGTCATTAATTATTCTTTCTGTTGTCCTCTTGGTTTATAGTTTTCCTAAATGCAGTATGCAAAAGTATGCTGATAGTTTGAGAGAATGCAGTCATGTTGCTCAGTTTGCTAGACCCAGGGTCTGAAGTATAGGGGGGATTAGCAGAACTTTGCAAAAATATCTATATTAATAGCTATGATTGGCTTTACTTTTTAGGGGAACGTAGACACTTATCCAATTGATTATGTTGATTGATTCATACaatctttttcttgttttactcTTGTTGCATCCTGAACGCTGTACAAATTTTATGTAATTTATCTTTGTAAATCATTGTTGGACTACAAAATCATGCCTGAGCCATTGTTGATGGGTATTGTGTTTGTGCAGTTTGGGTATAGCTTCATACGCAGCTTCAGATGTTTCAAGAACTGCATGTTTTGTCTAAAGAGCACTGAGCTGTGTTGTGTGGAACTGGTGAGACTGTGTGTCACTCCTGCATTGAAACTTAAGATGTACGTTTTGGCCCTTTTGGATCATTAAGAGAACTATTATTATTTGTCTTACCCAGGTGTTgcagtcaccttgagtggttaaaatgtgtttatacAGATGTATAAGATAGTGTTTTTATGCACGTCTGTACTGTTTTAGAGGCATACATGGACCGCTACATGTCCTGCAATACATCATGATCTCATCGCCTGCATCGTGATGACATTTAACCGTTGGATAGTAGTattgaaaaaatatattttctgtaaCAGTTTTGTGGTGTGTTTGTAATGGGTTTGAAACAGAAAtgtccaaaaataaaaactgaagaGGGAAGACAATGTAAAGTTAGTTagcaaaaacatgttttttcataATGAAGACACACCCGTGTTTTTTCTTGGCTAATAGGACAAGTAGGAGGCTACAAACACAGTTCTCGTTGGCACGTTGATACCAAGCAAGAAGTATTCTAATCTAATCCACCAAGACAACCAACATAAATTTCAAGAATTAAAAGGCGAACTGTATTCTAGTCAGTATCTGTGTGGAGCAAACAAATAATGTGGCAGTGAAAGCGGGTTCATTGTGGCTCAAGGGACCACAAGACTCCAATGGAGCCCTATTCAAACAACCCCATAATCATAAAACATGTATCCTAGAAATTCTGTATGCATTCTGACTGATTTAACCATGCAATGTTGTAATATGATGCTGTACAGCAAACATTTGACTCCAGGAGGACTTATTTTCATCAGTTAACGTAAATGCTGTTGATGGAAAATAGGGCTTGGGTCAGCATCTGCACATACTgacgtttgttttgttctgagGGATTTTTGCAGTCGTTTTAGTTTTCCTGCATCTGCTTTGGTGGTATAATAATTGACTTGGGGTGCTGGCTCTCCGGTGCTCTCCAGCCCGTGGAAGAGCAAGCCAGTTCTTTGCAGAATCTGTTTAAAACTgtctctagcaccagcaccaaTTTTGAGTTTGTCAAAGTGTCTTCCAgaagatacattttttaaaatctGTTCATGCTCAGCAGGTTTTTCCAGAGTAGAAAACCCGTTCCTGAGTAGAATATCCAGGAACCAGCAAAACACCGGCAACACGTTGAGAAAGCAAAGTGTAACCTTACCTTTTTTATAGAAACCACAATGATTGTGTGGCACAGAATGAAACAGTTTGGGACTCCTGCTGTGtctgcatccatgcatccaacttacccacaaaataatttttaattATGTGCACCTATATACATTTTAAAGCCATGggtataattaattaataattattactGGTTAATTAAAACCAGTCATATTTATGTAATACCATGACACAAATATACAGAGAGGTGTAGTTTTAAAAATAGCAGGAATATTGGAATGGTAAAACCCATGAAATGCCAGATGTAGATGGCTGGTTTTggtatgtaaacctgagaaaCAGAAATGTAAATAATACTAATAGAGGTCAAATATGTTGGGACTCATTGCACCATATGCAGGGAGGACAATCAGTGCAGGGTGAGACATCCGAGATAATTTGAATGGAAAACAAATGATTCAATTTAGAGATTAATCTCGTTCCCATTGTAGTAATGCTCATCACATTTTAATCCTGCCTTTTAAGACTGTATGCAAAGAAATTAATTTGAACTTGAATTGAATGTGGTGAAGCAAATTTATACATTTCACACACATTTGTAAGTTGTAGTAAAGAGCATATTTTGTTTGGATTAATGTCTTGCAAGATTTGGttaattttagatgttttttttttttttttttttttttgcagtgccACAACCagtgagatatttcaaagtGTGCTTATCAATCTATTTTGTTGTCTGCAGGTGGTTATCACCAGGCTAAAGCTGGACAAGGACCGCAAGAAGATCTTGGAACGCAAGGCCAAATCTCGTGCTGATGGAAAGGAGAAGGGCAAATACAAGGAGGAAACCATTGAGAAGATGCAGGAGTGAAAATGATCTTTTGCTATCAATAAACTGTATAAACAGATctaactttgtttgtttttaatgggtGGGGAGTCCTGTATTCATGTAAAAGTTGAACCGGTTCTTGCGTTAGGGAGTAAACTACACTTCATTGAAGTGTTGCAGCTTTTAAAATTGAGTGATATTGATGCTTAAGGTtaacttttaaaataatttttattaCAGCGTAGATGTGATCAGTTATGACCCTTCTGAAGTCAAAAGATGTATGTGAATTCTGTCCCTATAAAGGAAGAACATTGTGCTCACCAGATGCCATGGCACAAACAAATGTACtgtaacaagaatgttttatcTTAAACCCTGTTGTCTTCAGTTAAAAATTATTCAACGGTTTTCGATAAAGAAATCCCCaaactgatttttatttatttttgcttttccAAAAGTGACCAGCGTgagaagaaaaatattttcttttcaatatTCCATATTTTCATGGAAACTGAATTACACCAGGATACAAAGATTTTGTTTGGGTCGTTTTAAACCAAACATTTAAAGGCACAGTCATGTGATTTACTCACAATTGAGTTTTATGTGCTGATAGTTCTCCCTCGACCTTGAACTTCCTCGTCCAAGTGCAGcatattttttctaaaaccaCATAGACGGGTGAACAGAACCTAgagattaatttattttagaTGTCCAGCAAGAAATCTCGGCTTTTGAAGATTGGAGGGAATCAAATTCAGAGCATGCTCCATCCACTGCAGGTGAAGGGCTgccaaaaacttgtttttaattccAAAGATGAGGATGCGGGGCGTGGAAGGGCAATTATCCATGTCTTGGTGCCACGAAAAATATTCTTTTGCCttcaataaaatgcaaaactaCTCTGCGTGTTTCTCCTACTTTCTCACAGTAAACGTGTACCATATTGATCAAAAGTACTGTAAACCACCTGTTCCTCGTCTTAGGAAATATGTTCTTTAATAGACAATTATGACATTAGTGTTTTAATGACAGATATTCACTGAATAAATACAGATGTTCTGCACTTTGCAAAGGAAAACAGTTTGTGATGAATGATGGGTTGTTTCTTCGTGCAAAAGGAAACTGgcaattaaaattaaatgaagGTGAGGGGAGTATACAAAATGTTAAGACATCAGGATTCAGGTTTCATCAAATGCCTCATGGAACTTGCATTTCACCATGCAAGGGAAGCACTTAAAATGTCTATTTGGTTTcatagataaaaaaataaaaaggtatgaaaaaaatgtataaattatgGACTCAATTATTATCTGCTAAGTTAAAATTATCAAAACTGGCATCTGTAAGAGAAGCTTATTTTTACTCCGTATATTTAATTAGACTTTAGGCTGGAGCCAACCCCAGCTGACCTTGGGAAAGAACCAGGTACACCCTGGACCAGGtatctccaaccctggtcccccagagctcctgtcctgcatgttttacatgtttccctgcttcaacacaaccctgatagacatggctgtgtcaccaacacaGTTGTCTCCACCTTGGACCAGGACCGGGGCTGGAGATCCCTGCCTTAAACAATCGtcgtttaaatgtttttatcacaAACTACCAAGAAAAAAATCCtatattaaaatgcaattaTTTGCATAACTCATACTGCTCTTCTCTCTCTATTATTGTCTTCATAATAGCACATAGAAAACATATTAAAATATCTTGTGTTAGATTAGATGACTTCTAATCTGAAACAAAGTTGTGACATGAGCAACAACCGGCTGGAAAAGTGGAACAAAAAGAACCAAAGACAAGCACCAGGACAAATATCCAATTAACTATATTGCAACAGGTCAGTAACAGACAGAGTGTAAAAAGAACATCTTAGAGAGGTAATGACATGCAGAGGTCAACCAAGCTGTGTAAAATTGTGACTTGTGACTCAGGAACACCTCAGAAATCACAAATGCAGTTATCTTGAGTCAAGCAACTGGACTTCCTTTTCTTTGTCCTTGCAGAAGTTTAACCCTCTGTAGCAGAAGGCTTTTTCAGTTCTGGATGAAAGCTCAAGCGTCTTCAAAGACCACGTTCCGTAGACTTGGATTCaaaccttctcattcaaacacatggggaggtgtgtccaaacttttggtctgtactgaaTATGCACCGTCTATAAACATAAACTGGAGTGACACGTAGTTCACAAATACAGATTCAAGTTCCTTTCATGCAAAGAAAAAGTCATTTGAACAGAAATGTGATCCTTTCTGAGCATAAGCTTATTCAAAATAGACTGAGGCAAAATGGAAAGCTGTCCTGTGGTCAGATAAATCAAGATATGAAAAGATTTATTAGACATCAAGGAAACCTCATGCTCCAGACAGAAGAGGAGATGGACCATCGGGCTTGGTATCAGTGCAACATTCAAAAGCCTGCTTGTGTGATGGCATAGGAGTTCAAAGTGCTGATGGAATGAGCATCTTTCACATCTTTAAATTAAACATCAAGGTTGAAAAGTTGTAGAGAACATGTGCTCTGACCAAttaggtcatctggatctggtttgttgtgtgtcccaagaaccagaaccaagcaaggtgaggcagcgttcagttattctgctcctcaccggtggaacaaacttcctgtagacctgaggtctgctccaactgtagatcctttaaatcagggctaaaaacattactgtttactgaagcgtactataattaaatacttacctgctgtactctactgcccttatttttaacaacttgtgctttttattattttacctcttttcttatcatttcatttgttatttattgtttaattgtgtctcgctgcttgtaaagcactttaaattaccttgtgttgaattgtgctatacaaataaacttgccttgcctatatcataaaaaaagttgaaagtcaaatttatttataaagcacatttgaaGAAAATGGTTTACTGAAGTaatttgcattcaaatgcattttaaaagataaatcaataaaataaaaagataaaatacattaaaaacatgaaaaataattaataaaaatgtaGTAAAAAGTTAACAGAGCTGGTTAAAGCAAAAGCACCATCATGAGTTTCGTCCACTTCGATGTGATTTTGATATTCCTAAATTACCAATGAAGTTGTCTGCTTATCATTAACAAGTTTCTCCATTATTGGAAACTTGTTTATAAACATAACTTTACTCCACACACGGTCCCAATATGGAATAATAGGTGTATATTAATCAAGAGAAAATCCTTCTTTTACAAAGAATGGATGGAGAAAGGTATCTGGTCCATTATGCATCTGTTGGATACTGGAGGTGATTTTTTAACATATGATGCTTTCATTGCAAAATACAACCTTGTTTGTACAAATAGACAATATAACAGTAATTAAGGCAGTTCCACAAGCGACGATTCTCCAACTTAAAGGCATGATGACTTATTCTGTGGTTAGTCCACAAATGCCTTCTTTAGTTATAGATGGTTGTgtttttttagataaaaaatGCAATAATAAATTCTTGAGAACTAATTTTAATTTGGTGTGTTTCTCTTCACATTTGAAGAGGAAACACATGTTTCAACATTATACTATTAGTTTTTTAATTAAGATGAGAACCAGTTATCTCTCCTTTTCACTTCCACCCAAGGCTAAAGaagttcattttaaaataatgaatgaGGTCTATccatgtaatgattttttttacataaaaggtttaatttagattttaatatttttactttttgtaacGCAGACATCGAAACCTTAgagcatctttttttctcttgtagccTAACTAGGACCTTTTGGGATGCTTTCCAATACTGGATAACCTATAATCAAACCACTCCTATTCTTACATTTGAAAGCATTACATTTGGTTTACAAGTGTAGGACAAAAAAATAGACTTTGGAATcaataatttaattatattgGCTAAATTCTTTATTCATAAATGTCGCTTTTCGAAAATTAATCCAATCTTTATTGCATATCTAAATGAAATAATtcagtacaaaaaatatttaaaatcttgcaTGATTAAAAAAGCCCAGCATCTTCATAAGTATCTTTGTACCCTAATTCCTGACTGATCACTtgcgttttttattttattttattgtttaatccttttctttctttttcgctctgtatcttctttgttttgttttactcattGGTCGCTCACTGTTCTTTGATGCAAATATTCTTCTggaatatatacaggactgtctcagaaaattagaatattgtgatcaagttctttattttctgtaatgcaattaaaaaaacaaaaatgccatacattccggattcattacaaatcaactgaaatcaactggaatattgcaagcattttattattttaatattgctgattacggtttacagtttaagattaagattcccagaatattctaattttttgagataggatatttgagttttctgtaACTGTAAGCCaggatcagcaatattaaaataataaaaggcttgcaatatttcagttgatttgtaatgaatccagaatatatgacatttttgtttttgtaattgcattacagaaaatcacaatattctaattttctgagacagtcctgtaacgtggattgttttttttttgtaaaatcaataaagatgtttgg
Coding sequences within:
- the rpl26 gene encoding 60S ribosomal protein L26, producing the protein MKLNPFVTSSRRKNRKRHFNAPSHIRRKIMSSPLSKELRQKYNVRSMPIRKDDEVQVVRGHYKGQQIGKVVQVYRKKYVIYIERVQREKANGTTVHVGIHPSKVVITRLKLDKDRKKILERKAKSRADGKEKGKYKEETIEKMQE